A single genomic interval of Aureliella helgolandensis harbors:
- a CDS encoding DUF1559 domain-containing protein — protein MRPIHQAKQSRGFTLVELLVVIAIIGILVGLLLPAVQAAREAARRMQCSSNVRQLGIAVHNFESAYKSIPAGWVSHGNSGEPGWGWAVALLPFMEGGNLYNTIDRNAAIEEAVNAPARTTVVSTFICPSDPFDNIFELAEGDGHSHDHGLHADFSLAAALRIDDGPDKLFPMSKSNYVGMFGTFELEDAPYAGNGMFFGNSRIKFRDVTDGLSNTLMVGERGGRLGGSLWQGNVPEAAEPHARILGVADHSPNHKSAHFDDFSSYHTGGVNFMRADCSVSFLPDSIDLGVYQAMATRGGGEYQTYND, from the coding sequence ATGAGACCTATTCATCAGGCAAAGCAATCGCGAGGGTTTACCCTCGTGGAATTACTCGTCGTTATCGCCATCATTGGAATTCTCGTGGGACTGTTGCTGCCTGCGGTGCAAGCGGCACGCGAGGCCGCGCGCCGCATGCAGTGTTCCAGCAATGTTCGTCAATTGGGAATTGCCGTTCACAATTTCGAATCAGCCTACAAGAGCATTCCAGCTGGCTGGGTCTCTCACGGCAATTCAGGGGAACCTGGCTGGGGCTGGGCAGTTGCACTGCTTCCTTTTATGGAGGGGGGCAATCTTTACAATACGATTGATCGCAATGCCGCTATCGAAGAGGCGGTCAACGCGCCGGCTCGCACGACGGTCGTATCCACCTTTATTTGTCCGTCGGATCCGTTTGACAATATTTTTGAATTGGCCGAGGGAGACGGTCACAGCCACGATCACGGTCTCCATGCAGATTTTTCACTAGCGGCTGCGCTGAGAATTGACGATGGCCCTGACAAGCTCTTCCCGATGTCGAAGAGCAATTATGTGGGAATGTTCGGTACCTTCGAATTGGAGGATGCTCCCTACGCTGGCAATGGAATGTTTTTCGGGAACAGTCGCATCAAATTTCGCGACGTGACCGATGGGCTGAGCAATACGTTGATGGTCGGAGAACGCGGCGGTCGCCTGGGCGGGAGCCTCTGGCAGGGGAACGTGCCGGAAGCTGCGGAGCCCCATGCCCGAATTTTGGGAGTTGCGGACCATAGTCCCAATCACAAGAGTGCCCATTTCGACGACTTTTCGAGCTACCACACCGGCGGTGTCAATTTTATGCGGGCGGATTGTTCGGTGAGTTTTCTACCCGATTCGATTGACTTGGGCGTCTACCAGGCCATGGCCACTCGCGGCGGTGGAGAGTATCAGACGTACAACGATTGA
- a CDS encoding S16 family serine protease, translating to MSGLGSNMKAKEAIKVGFDYFKANASSVSASVKVSDHDYHLHIIELHNTGPTNSMTLTTFIALCSAVLGKPIQGQMVVLGSMSLGGNIIPVESLAESLQVAHDAGAKRDLLPMASVTDIPTIPGELFAKFPTSFYSDPRDAAFKALGVE from the coding sequence ATGTCGGGCCTTGGCTCGAACATGAAAGCCAAGGAAGCGATCAAGGTTGGATTCGACTATTTCAAGGCCAATGCCAGCAGCGTGAGTGCGTCTGTAAAGGTCAGCGATCACGATTACCACCTGCACATCATTGAACTCCACAACACCGGCCCAACGAATTCGATGACGTTGACCACCTTCATCGCTCTCTGTTCGGCGGTATTGGGAAAACCGATCCAAGGTCAGATGGTCGTCTTGGGCAGTATGAGCCTCGGCGGAAACATCATCCCGGTAGAAAGCCTCGCCGAGTCCCTCCAAGTGGCTCACGACGCAGGAGCCAAGCGGGACCTGCTTCCAATGGCCAGCGTAACCGACATCCCTACAATTCCAGGCGAGCTCTTTGCCAAGTTCCCAACCAGCTTCTACTCAGACCCCCGAGACGCAGCCTTCAAGGCCTTGGGCGTCGAGTAG
- a CDS encoding aldo/keto reductase: MTECTHLTIADGSRMPSVGLGLWKIDNSQTAEMVYRAIEAGYRHIDAACDYGNEQEAGEGIRRALQEGLCMREELWVTSKLWNTYHRRAHVRPALERSLHDLGLDYLDLYLVHFPIPLKYVPIEKRYPPGWFFDTNTVNPRMELDQVPVAETWGAMEEIHREGLVRHIGVSNFGCSMIRDLLSYAATRPAVLQVESHPYLTQEKLLRFCQGQQIAYTAFSPLGAGSYVPMGTAEMSDSVLEQPLIKQLAEKYGKSPAQITLRWGVARGTAVIPKTSRIARLSENLNLFDFSLSAEETLEIDHLNRHQRYNDPGVFCEQAFGCFFPIYE; encoded by the coding sequence ATGACAGAATGCACTCACCTTACCATCGCCGACGGAAGCCGCATGCCAAGTGTAGGCTTGGGATTGTGGAAGATCGACAACAGCCAAACCGCCGAAATGGTGTATCGTGCGATTGAAGCTGGGTATCGCCACATCGATGCTGCCTGCGACTATGGCAATGAGCAGGAAGCGGGAGAGGGCATACGACGGGCGCTGCAAGAGGGTCTGTGCATGCGCGAAGAGTTGTGGGTCACCAGCAAGCTATGGAATACCTACCATCGCCGCGCCCATGTGCGGCCTGCCCTGGAACGCTCGCTGCACGACTTAGGGCTGGATTACCTGGACTTGTACCTTGTGCATTTCCCCATCCCACTGAAATATGTACCGATCGAAAAACGTTATCCGCCAGGTTGGTTCTTTGACACCAACACCGTCAATCCTCGCATGGAGCTCGATCAAGTCCCCGTGGCGGAAACTTGGGGCGCCATGGAAGAGATTCACCGCGAGGGATTGGTGCGGCATATCGGAGTGAGCAACTTTGGATGCTCCATGATCCGGGATCTACTCAGCTACGCGGCAACGCGCCCCGCAGTCCTACAAGTTGAATCCCACCCCTATTTAACTCAAGAGAAACTCTTGCGGTTTTGCCAGGGGCAGCAGATTGCTTACACGGCCTTCTCTCCCTTGGGAGCCGGCTCTTACGTTCCGATGGGAACCGCTGAAATGAGCGATTCGGTGCTGGAGCAGCCGCTGATCAAACAGCTCGCCGAAAAGTACGGCAAGTCCCCGGCGCAAATTACATTGCGTTGGGGTGTGGCGCGCGGCACAGCGGTCATCCCCAAGACGTCGCGTATCGCCAGGCTATCAGAAAACCTCAACCTGTTTGATTTCAGTCTCAGCGCGGAAGAAACCCTGGAAATCGACCACTTGAATCGCCACCAGCGCTACAACGATCCTGGAGTCTTCTGCGAGCAGGCATTTGGTTGTTTTTTCCCCATTTACGAGTAG
- a CDS encoding ZIP family metal transporter has translation MLIADINSWSTIWLLTAYSCAVILASVLGGLLPEWIRLTHNRMQLMISFVGGVMLGIAVFHMIPHALVTLPTNAINQVSWGLMLGLLATFFLLRIFHFHQHGPADFGITADERRAELAEGLPPDEEESTHLCSDHNHPASTGSQAHAHDGCQGAEGRGATRWMAVLVGLGLHTLMDGVAMASGIAADVSHGHAAILPGLGIFLAVLLHKPLDAVSITSLMHPVTTPTKRLLVNVSFALMCPLGAFLFWSGASLNSDWAASLAGWGLAFSAGVFLCISLSDLLPEMEFHSHNRVPLSIALLLGIFAAWAIGLAEGEHAHQHAPTPATQSAVPDDHGHAH, from the coding sequence ATGCTCATTGCTGACATAAATTCGTGGTCGACCATCTGGCTGCTGACCGCTTACTCCTGCGCGGTCATTTTAGCTTCAGTGCTGGGGGGCTTGCTGCCCGAATGGATTCGGTTGACCCACAATCGCATGCAGCTCATGATCAGCTTTGTGGGGGGAGTCATGCTTGGCATCGCGGTCTTCCACATGATTCCGCACGCCCTGGTTACACTGCCCACCAACGCGATCAATCAAGTGAGCTGGGGCCTGATGCTGGGTCTACTGGCCACCTTCTTCCTGTTGAGAATCTTCCATTTCCACCAGCATGGGCCTGCCGATTTTGGGATCACCGCCGACGAGCGACGGGCCGAACTGGCGGAGGGCTTGCCGCCAGACGAAGAAGAATCGACCCACTTGTGCTCCGACCACAACCACCCCGCGTCCACTGGATCTCAGGCCCACGCTCACGACGGATGCCAGGGAGCAGAAGGCCGAGGAGCCACGCGTTGGATGGCGGTCCTCGTGGGATTGGGGCTCCATACCCTGATGGATGGTGTGGCCATGGCCAGCGGCATTGCCGCCGACGTTAGTCATGGACATGCGGCCATCCTGCCTGGCCTTGGAATTTTCCTGGCCGTACTTCTGCATAAACCACTCGACGCGGTTTCCATCACCTCGCTGATGCACCCAGTCACCACGCCGACAAAACGCCTGCTGGTAAACGTCAGCTTCGCGCTGATGTGCCCCTTGGGCGCGTTCCTTTTTTGGTCCGGAGCGAGCTTGAATTCCGACTGGGCTGCCAGCCTGGCGGGCTGGGGATTAGCCTTCTCGGCAGGCGTCTTCCTCTGCATCTCACTCAGCGACCTCCTGCCAGAAATGGAATTCCACTCGCACAACCGGGTCCCACTTTCGATCGCGCTGTTGCTTGGCATCTTCGCGGCCTGGGCCATTGGCTTGGCTGAGGGAGAACATGCTCACCAACACGCCCCGACGCCAGCCACCCAATCGGCGGTGCCAGATGATCACGGCCATGCGCACTAA